A genomic region of Sinobacterium caligoides contains the following coding sequences:
- a CDS encoding GFA family protein yields the protein MTINLKEVEGVKIGLKHKATCHCGTVEIELDLPDGLIDIRRCDCSMCRRRGAIAASVPLSGISIVKGEEALKLYQFNTKEAKHFFCSNCGIYTHHQRRSNPEQYGFNVACLEDINPLTIQGIPTYDGVNHPADRK from the coding sequence ATGACGATCAATTTAAAAGAAGTCGAAGGTGTAAAGATAGGCTTAAAGCATAAAGCTACTTGCCATTGCGGAACTGTTGAAATTGAACTGGACTTACCTGATGGTTTAATTGATATTCGTCGATGTGACTGCTCAATGTGCCGTAGAAGAGGAGCAATAGCTGCTTCTGTACCTCTATCAGGCATCAGTATTGTTAAAGGTGAAGAGGCTTTAAAGCTTTATCAATTTAATACGAAAGAAGCAAAACATTTTTTTTGCAGTAACTGCGGTATATATACTCACCATCAACGCCGCTCTAATCCCGAGCAATACGGCTTTAACGTAGCTTGCCTTGAAGATATTAACCCACTAACAATACAGGGCATCCCAACCTACGATGGTGTTAACCATCCAGCAGACCGTAAATAA
- a CDS encoding GNAT family N-acetyltransferase, with product MIRIAEIKDSSDIAALSIQVWLDTYAKKGIRKSISQYVLNEFTEKNIQSKLTSKNDVYFVAIEKGHLIGYVSLKLSAKCPITANTIPELDKLYIQENFTANGVGSVLLQQALSFCNSIGHEQVWLTVFHENTRALKFYEKHGFQEVGVTYFELDNEKHKNHVLCKSTAA from the coding sequence ATGATACGAATTGCAGAAATCAAAGATAGCTCTGATATTGCAGCACTTTCAATACAGGTTTGGCTCGATACATATGCAAAAAAAGGAATAAGAAAGTCCATTTCGCAGTATGTACTGAATGAATTCACAGAGAAAAATATTCAAAGCAAGCTGACATCTAAAAATGATGTCTATTTTGTAGCAATAGAAAAGGGTCATTTGATCGGATATGTCTCTTTGAAACTTTCTGCTAAATGCCCTATCACAGCAAACACAATCCCAGAACTGGATAAGCTGTATATTCAAGAGAACTTCACTGCGAACGGTGTCGGCTCTGTACTACTGCAACAAGCTTTATCATTTTGTAACTCTATTGGGCACGAGCAAGTATGGCTCACTGTATTTCACGAAAATACACGGGCACTAAAATTCTACGAAAAACACGGCTTCCAAGAAGTAGGTGTAACATATTTCGAGCTCGATAACGAAAAACATAAAAATCATGTTCTGTGTAAATCAACAGCTGCATAA